A genomic window from Brevibacillus agri includes:
- a CDS encoding YkvA family protein, giving the protein MSEENRQENQQASQLPAVRQPEQLVPIELPEVHQRFYDKLRAKIEAFIKDKGVNDTVASYILLAPDLFVLLARLLLDKRVGVQSKAVAGVAVAYFITPIDFIPEALVGGFGLLDDVILAVYALRRILVDVDEKIVREHWNGKDDLLAVITKVVKSADDLVGKKIVKKLEETLFRKK; this is encoded by the coding sequence ATGAGTGAAGAGAATCGGCAGGAAAACCAGCAGGCAAGCCAGCTTCCGGCAGTGCGCCAGCCGGAGCAGCTCGTTCCGATCGAATTGCCGGAGGTGCATCAGCGCTTTTACGATAAACTGCGAGCCAAGATCGAGGCATTTATTAAAGACAAGGGCGTAAACGACACGGTCGCCAGCTATATTTTGCTCGCGCCCGACCTGTTCGTGCTGCTTGCGCGCCTGCTGCTCGACAAGCGCGTCGGCGTCCAGTCCAAGGCGGTTGCCGGAGTGGCTGTTGCGTACTTCATTACGCCGATCGACTTTATTCCGGAGGCGCTTGTGGGAGGCTTTGGCCTGCTGGACGACGTCATTTTGGCCGTCTACGCCCTGCGCCGGATTTTGGTGGACGTGGACGAAAAAATCGTTCGCGAGCATTGGAACGGCAAAGATGACTTGCTCGCCGTCATTACCAAGGTCGTGAAGTCGGCGGATGACCTCGTCGGCAAAAAAATCGTGAAAAAGCTGGAAGAAACTTTGTTCCGAAAAAAATAA
- a CDS encoding 3'-5' exoribonuclease YhaM family protein, whose protein sequence is MTKYLLDYQEGERVVAFCLVKNKEAGVASNQSEYLNLELGDRSGTIMAKLWDVSPEMKEWIAVKSVVKIDATVQLYRGKKQLVIQRIRPAAASDEVAMESLIPVSPVPVDELWTKLEATVDSLKSNTLKAIIREALATEEIRDRLRHYPAGVRMHHNYYHGLLEHIVSLLTAAQSLLPLYPQVDRDVLYATCILHDIGKLYELSDPIAPDYTTPGQLIGHLVMGVEMVSGICRKLDIPLGDAEVLHLKHCILSHHGEVENGWGSAVSGKTPTAVLFHYLDQIDSKMNALGQTLADMSEDEEWAYAGALRRKVWRGY, encoded by the coding sequence ATGACAAAATATTTGCTTGATTATCAAGAGGGAGAGCGTGTTGTCGCTTTTTGCCTGGTGAAGAACAAGGAAGCCGGGGTCGCAAGCAACCAGAGCGAGTATTTGAATCTGGAACTGGGAGATCGCTCCGGGACGATCATGGCGAAGTTGTGGGACGTCAGCCCGGAAATGAAAGAGTGGATCGCCGTCAAATCGGTCGTAAAAATTGATGCCACCGTCCAGTTGTACCGGGGGAAAAAGCAACTGGTGATCCAGCGCATCCGCCCGGCAGCGGCATCAGACGAAGTCGCGATGGAGTCGCTCATCCCTGTGTCGCCTGTTCCGGTGGACGAGCTGTGGACGAAGCTGGAAGCGACAGTGGACAGCTTGAAGAGCAACACGCTCAAGGCGATCATCCGGGAGGCGCTCGCCACGGAGGAGATCAGGGACCGGCTCCGCCATTACCCGGCAGGGGTGCGGATGCACCACAACTATTATCACGGGCTTTTGGAGCATATCGTCTCGTTGCTGACAGCGGCGCAAAGCTTGCTGCCGCTCTATCCGCAGGTCGACAGGGACGTCTTGTACGCGACCTGCATCCTGCACGATATCGGCAAGCTGTACGAGCTGTCTGACCCGATCGCCCCGGATTACACCACGCCAGGCCAACTGATCGGCCATCTGGTTATGGGCGTAGAGATGGTGAGCGGCATTTGCCGCAAGCTCGACATTCCGCTGGGGGATGCCGAAGTGCTGCATCTCAAGCATTGCATCCTGAGCCACCACGGGGAAGTGGAAAACGGCTGGGGAAGCGCAGTATCCGGCAAGACGCCGACTGCGGTCCTGTTCCACTACCTCGACCAGATTGACAGTAAAATGAATGCGCTCGGACAGACGCTTGCCGACATGAGCGAAGACGAAGAATGGGCGTACGCCGGAGCGCTCAGACGAAAAGTTTGGCGGGGCTATTAA
- a CDS encoding YcdB/YcdC domain-containing protein: protein MKKRSKMAVLLLAASVLAAPGVPFAPAHVYAYDGKSDLDIIPLPDDMRKLLVELRDDYVPALSELHVDSIGTGSKSETIISLSDRKNVITAGVSLELVVDADGNITSLELKGADRDKSKKWDKKQSYQKLSDFIREQVPVSHVIAAQPMLSTDRRSQLDQLAVVSFYPLLNDVWVKKEMGRAFIDASGQIVQFHQEKIKLPLASEVADPKKAIPLEKAKREWENQLRMQLVYDAAAGKLVYEPTELPVIDAVTGEVVPAVYSKESEVLKLKGSADNSIWGDRKKMEQWLEATFKLRVNTLTFQAPSEKAKKRDTDLYEWNARMYQSASVLVDRKTKSLIEFRLDGSAEKELEKPLQAEEAKALALEFAEKHLLTKEQSFVVRKTSQLDNLPGWADQNLVRPIYSYAFFPHSNDIPAKTPLFTVEVDAKKGTVVAAKVNEIPAMPATIDQSGVIGEEKAKQAFVQSMVLRLAYDYPKVGGQTATTPQLVYLPTADTEAMQVDAATGEVVDSWIEWTASY from the coding sequence GTGAAAAAAAGGAGCAAAATGGCTGTGCTTTTGCTGGCAGCCAGCGTACTGGCCGCGCCGGGAGTTCCGTTTGCGCCGGCTCACGTTTACGCCTACGACGGCAAATCTGATCTCGACATCATTCCGTTGCCAGACGACATGCGCAAGCTATTGGTCGAGCTGCGGGACGATTACGTGCCAGCGCTGTCGGAGCTGCATGTCGATTCGATCGGCACAGGCAGCAAATCCGAGACGATCATTTCTCTGTCCGACAGGAAAAACGTCATTACGGCAGGGGTATCTTTGGAACTGGTCGTCGATGCTGACGGCAACATTACGTCCCTGGAGCTGAAAGGCGCAGATCGGGACAAGTCGAAAAAATGGGACAAAAAACAAAGCTATCAAAAGCTGAGCGATTTTATCCGCGAGCAGGTGCCTGTCAGCCACGTCATCGCTGCCCAACCGATGCTCTCGACGGATCGGAGGTCGCAGCTCGACCAGTTGGCCGTCGTGTCGTTTTACCCGTTGCTCAACGATGTCTGGGTGAAAAAAGAAATGGGCCGCGCGTTCATAGACGCGTCCGGGCAAATTGTCCAGTTTCATCAGGAAAAAATCAAGCTGCCGCTGGCGTCGGAGGTGGCTGACCCGAAAAAAGCGATTCCGCTGGAGAAAGCGAAACGCGAGTGGGAAAACCAGCTTCGCATGCAACTCGTGTACGACGCGGCCGCGGGCAAGCTGGTGTACGAGCCGACAGAGCTGCCGGTAATTGACGCCGTGACCGGAGAAGTCGTCCCTGCTGTGTACAGCAAAGAGAGCGAGGTTCTCAAGCTGAAAGGCTCGGCTGACAACAGCATCTGGGGCGACCGCAAAAAAATGGAGCAGTGGCTGGAGGCGACGTTCAAGCTGCGCGTGAATACGCTGACGTTCCAGGCGCCATCGGAGAAAGCGAAAAAGCGGGATACCGATCTGTACGAGTGGAACGCGAGAATGTACCAGAGCGCCTCTGTTCTGGTCGACCGCAAAACGAAGTCGCTCATCGAGTTCAGGCTCGACGGATCGGCAGAGAAAGAGCTGGAAAAGCCGTTGCAAGCCGAAGAGGCGAAGGCGCTGGCGCTCGAATTTGCCGAGAAGCATTTGCTGACCAAGGAACAGTCCTTCGTGGTGCGAAAAACCAGCCAGCTTGACAATTTGCCTGGCTGGGCAGACCAAAATCTCGTCCGGCCGATCTACAGCTACGCCTTCTTCCCGCACAGCAATGACATCCCGGCCAAAACGCCGCTGTTCACGGTCGAGGTGGACGCGAAAAAGGGAACGGTCGTGGCAGCAAAGGTGAACGAAATCCCAGCCATGCCTGCGACCATCGATCAGTCGGGCGTCATCGGCGAGGAAAAAGCGAAGCAAGCTTTTGTGCAAAGCATGGTCCTGCGCCTGGCGTACGACTACCCGAAGGTGGGGGGACAGACTGCGACCACTCCGCAGCTCGTCTATTTGCCAACGGCCGATACGGAAGCGATGCAGGTGGACGCGGCTACAGGCGAAGTCGTGGACAGTTGGATCGAGTGGACAGCATCATACTAG
- a CDS encoding YecA family protein, with amino-acid sequence MSVGRNELCPCGSGKKYKKCCGVVTPIAELRSRHEQKLQKEYAGWVERLNHFVGGNVTSETIQEARSRFSAEVGLTEEEVTRPEWAAHFFNWCVLDVRTGGSTLLENYIKQHGRRMEPDLRRAFADLHLNVYEIMEVERDVMTVQQPLTLEKHYILRSNSLSVMPGQIIVGRLLNLGLRNMLFSGSIILQPHVKDSLLEWLKEHPEVEEAAADTSKRVYTTALYRFIVQFGGTDNGQAGAGQSSLLRRTYPLQNREQLLKAIEANPAFELKKSDGTKEVWVYATRKEEHLFPALKDALLELYEVQAEVLLEDDKLYLEGYAPDLEEVAQLLLLLAYEQEEEIRVLTSTGSKLSKGTLFITSQPTLPPKVLQWAVQTYFAEKWLVTPHEALEELAPVLVAATDSKELHAKLESLLEQLEQDHKVGQGLARYIRMDMLRPRLSLQNDSLHVNNLLTRPLIEGLPESVYTVHPDRLADINRFVQEMTDGKSEATVKKYDEVMNNFRSFVRGAFGPSFTWEQLRKEDLAYFLVHDIYTRADAVTKTLATNLLSVMTAFFKWLDKHSKTSLHANMQSLFAELKESLPEAYRMRGLLEKAANQNLYGQATVPKDVAEEALVVLGADADGLVVKRPDGEKMTLAVAADVKDVLTSDWIVSGLVGKGEDGLWRLYGTPELYPPVIAQLLGVRTGVLV; translated from the coding sequence ATGTCAGTAGGAAGAAACGAACTGTGCCCTTGCGGGAGCGGAAAAAAATACAAGAAATGCTGTGGGGTAGTCACTCCGATTGCGGAGCTGCGCAGCCGTCACGAGCAAAAATTGCAGAAGGAATACGCGGGCTGGGTGGAGCGCCTGAATCATTTCGTTGGCGGCAATGTGACCAGCGAGACGATTCAGGAAGCGCGCAGCCGGTTTTCGGCAGAAGTCGGCCTGACCGAAGAAGAGGTCACGCGTCCAGAGTGGGCCGCGCATTTCTTCAACTGGTGTGTCCTGGATGTAAGAACAGGCGGAAGCACGTTGCTTGAGAACTACATCAAGCAGCACGGTCGCCGGATGGAGCCTGATCTTCGCCGTGCTTTTGCCGACTTGCATCTGAATGTGTACGAAATCATGGAGGTTGAGCGGGATGTCATGACCGTTCAACAGCCGCTCACGCTGGAGAAGCATTACATCCTGCGATCCAACAGCCTGAGCGTCATGCCTGGGCAAATCATCGTGGGACGTCTCTTGAACCTGGGGCTGCGCAACATGCTGTTTTCCGGCAGCATCATTTTGCAGCCGCACGTCAAGGACAGCTTGCTGGAATGGCTGAAGGAGCATCCGGAAGTCGAAGAAGCGGCGGCCGACACGAGCAAACGGGTGTACACCACGGCGCTGTACCGTTTTATTGTCCAGTTTGGCGGAACGGACAACGGACAGGCAGGAGCGGGCCAAAGCTCCTTGCTCCGTCGCACGTATCCGTTGCAAAATCGCGAGCAACTGCTCAAGGCGATTGAGGCAAACCCTGCTTTCGAACTGAAAAAGTCCGACGGTACAAAAGAAGTGTGGGTGTATGCCACGCGCAAGGAAGAGCACCTGTTCCCGGCTTTGAAGGATGCGCTCCTGGAGCTGTATGAAGTGCAGGCAGAGGTGCTGCTTGAGGATGACAAGCTGTATCTGGAAGGATACGCACCGGATCTGGAGGAAGTAGCGCAGTTGCTGTTGCTGCTTGCCTACGAGCAGGAGGAAGAGATTCGCGTCCTGACCTCGACCGGCTCCAAGCTGTCCAAAGGCACCTTGTTTATTACCAGCCAGCCTACGCTGCCGCCGAAGGTTTTGCAGTGGGCCGTGCAAACGTATTTTGCGGAAAAATGGCTGGTGACGCCACACGAAGCGTTGGAAGAGCTGGCCCCTGTCCTGGTTGCGGCAACCGACAGCAAAGAGCTGCACGCCAAGCTGGAGAGCCTGCTGGAGCAGTTGGAGCAAGACCATAAAGTAGGACAAGGCCTTGCGCGCTACATTCGGATGGATATGTTGCGCCCGCGTCTGTCGCTTCAAAACGACAGCCTGCACGTGAACAACCTGCTCACCCGCCCGCTGATCGAAGGCTTGCCGGAGAGCGTGTACACGGTCCACCCGGACAGGCTCGCCGACATCAACCGCTTCGTTCAGGAGATGACGGACGGCAAGTCGGAAGCAACTGTCAAAAAGTACGACGAGGTTATGAACAACTTCCGCTCTTTTGTAAGAGGCGCGTTCGGTCCTTCGTTTACATGGGAACAACTGCGCAAGGAAGATCTGGCTTACTTCCTCGTGCACGATATTTACACACGCGCGGATGCCGTGACGAAGACGTTGGCAACGAACCTGTTGTCGGTCATGACCGCTTTCTTCAAATGGCTGGACAAGCACAGCAAGACAAGCTTGCATGCGAACATGCAGTCCTTGTTTGCCGAGTTGAAAGAAAGCTTGCCGGAAGCCTACCGCATGCGCGGTCTGCTGGAAAAAGCAGCGAACCAGAATCTGTACGGCCAGGCGACTGTGCCGAAGGATGTCGCAGAAGAAGCGCTGGTCGTGCTTGGCGCCGACGCCGACGGTTTGGTAGTCAAACGCCCTGACGGCGAGAAAATGACGCTGGCTGTAGCGGCAGATGTGAAAGACGTGCTGACATCTGACTGGATCGTCTCCGGTCTGGTCGGCAAAGGCGAGGACGGCCTCTGGCGCCTGTATGGCACGCCTGAGCTGTACCCGCCCGTCATTGCCCAACTGCTGGGAGTGCGGACTGGCGTGTTGGTCTAA
- a CDS encoding MFS transporter — MSATSTPLQASGGGKAAPTVYRMLFAISLVHLLNDSLQAVIPALLPIVEKNLALTFTQVGVILLVMNLTSSVLQPVVGYYSDRKSQPFLPPLALLVSGIGMLALAFAGSYYLVLVAVACVGIGSAVFHPEASRFAHQASGPRRGLGQSIFQVGGNAGQALAPLMTILVFANLGQPGAAWFLLPAVLASCVLLYVALWYRGQQRMKKTAAAVVAYTNRKQRLIALWLLILIVSVRSWMNAGYQSFYQFYLMYIKHMDYSSAQLVVFGFLFAGAVGTFFGGPLSDRFGKRNLLILSTLGSLPFTLLTPYVSGFWAFPLLVVSGFIMLSSFSVTVVYAQELLPGKIGTVSGLIIGLAFGMGGMGALVFGYLADIFGLGFVITLCSALPLIGFVGLLLPKDKTLREWAR, encoded by the coding sequence ATGAGTGCCACATCTACGCCGCTCCAGGCATCCGGCGGGGGGAAAGCGGCACCTACCGTCTACCGCATGCTGTTTGCCATCAGCCTCGTTCATTTGCTGAACGACAGCCTGCAAGCGGTCATTCCCGCCCTGCTTCCGATCGTGGAAAAAAATCTTGCGTTGACCTTCACGCAGGTAGGGGTCATCCTGTTGGTCATGAACTTGACTTCCTCCGTCCTGCAGCCGGTAGTCGGCTACTATTCCGATCGCAAATCGCAACCGTTTTTGCCGCCGCTCGCCTTGCTCGTCTCGGGGATCGGGATGCTCGCGCTCGCGTTTGCGGGCAGTTACTACCTCGTGCTCGTCGCCGTTGCCTGCGTCGGAATCGGCTCGGCCGTCTTCCACCCGGAGGCGTCCCGCTTCGCCCATCAGGCGTCTGGCCCTCGCCGCGGCCTGGGGCAATCGATCTTCCAGGTAGGGGGAAACGCCGGGCAAGCGCTGGCACCGCTGATGACCATTCTCGTGTTCGCCAATCTCGGCCAGCCTGGCGCAGCCTGGTTTTTGCTGCCAGCCGTATTGGCAAGCTGCGTCCTGCTCTACGTGGCGCTCTGGTATCGCGGCCAGCAACGAATGAAGAAAACGGCTGCCGCCGTCGTCGCGTACACGAATCGCAAGCAGCGGCTGATCGCCCTCTGGCTGCTGATTCTGATCGTCAGCGTCCGCTCGTGGATGAACGCAGGCTATCAGAGCTTTTACCAGTTTTACTTGATGTACATCAAGCACATGGACTATTCCAGCGCCCAGCTCGTCGTGTTCGGCTTCCTGTTCGCCGGAGCCGTCGGGACCTTCTTCGGCGGCCCGCTCTCGGATCGGTTCGGAAAACGCAATCTGCTGATTCTCTCGACGCTCGGATCGCTGCCGTTCACCTTGTTGACACCATACGTCTCCGGGTTCTGGGCCTTTCCGCTCTTGGTCGTAAGCGGCTTTATCATGCTTTCCAGCTTTTCGGTCACAGTCGTCTACGCCCAGGAGCTTCTGCCGGGCAAAATCGGCACCGTATCCGGCCTGATTATCGGCCTGGCATTCGGGATGGGCGGCATGGGCGCGCTCGTGTTCGGCTATTTGGCAGACATCTTCGGCCTTGGCTTCGTCATCACGCTCTGCTCCGCGTTGCCGTTGATCGGCTTCGTCGGACTTTTGCTGCCAAAAGACAAGACGCTGCGAGAATGGGCACGGTAA
- a CDS encoding carbohydrate kinase family protein → MLKGMTEYWLCVGGANVDVQGVTSARLLPGTSNPGHVQQVAGGVARNVAENLGWLGEEVQLFALVGEDADGEWLRQVTAKSGVATHGMVRIAGKSTGRYLAIRDLDGELYTAVADMEVNEAWTDELVQHALERLPHAAGLFMDANLPVAVMRVFVDEANRLGKIVVVDPVSVKKAEKWRPFLPGVRVLIASIDEVEVLCGQSLHSFSDVEACAKRLLEQGLHQLMVNCGEAGLYLCRQEESIWVAAPPTPIREAACDAFAAGIIYAQRMTPLLREQAAYGMALAELSQHKTGDYDLRALLQRKEFFAGKEMQIFERE, encoded by the coding sequence GTGCTGAAAGGGATGACCGAATACTGGCTATGCGTGGGTGGAGCCAACGTGGACGTGCAAGGAGTCACTTCTGCCAGATTGCTGCCTGGGACGAGCAATCCAGGGCATGTTCAGCAAGTGGCAGGCGGAGTAGCTCGAAATGTGGCGGAAAATCTGGGGTGGTTGGGGGAAGAAGTGCAGCTCTTCGCTCTCGTAGGGGAAGACGCTGACGGAGAATGGTTGAGACAAGTGACGGCCAAAAGCGGAGTAGCGACGCATGGAATGGTGCGAATCGCCGGCAAATCGACAGGACGGTATTTGGCGATTCGCGACCTCGATGGCGAGCTGTACACAGCCGTGGCCGATATGGAAGTCAATGAAGCGTGGACAGACGAGCTGGTTCAGCATGCCCTGGAGCGCCTGCCGCATGCAGCGGGGCTGTTTATGGATGCGAACCTGCCTGTTGCTGTCATGCGCGTTTTTGTAGACGAAGCAAACCGATTGGGAAAAATCGTGGTGGTCGATCCCGTCTCTGTGAAAAAGGCGGAAAAATGGCGGCCGTTTTTGCCGGGAGTCCGCGTGCTGATCGCGAGCATTGACGAGGTCGAGGTGCTGTGCGGCCAATCGCTCCACTCCTTTAGCGACGTGGAAGCGTGTGCAAAGCGGCTGCTCGAGCAGGGACTCCATCAGCTTATGGTGAACTGCGGCGAGGCTGGCCTGTATCTGTGCCGCCAGGAAGAGTCCATCTGGGTAGCGGCTCCTCCTACGCCGATCCGCGAAGCGGCGTGTGATGCATTTGCCGCGGGGATTATTTACGCGCAACGGATGACGCCCCTGCTCCGAGAGCAAGCGGCTTACGGAATGGCGCTCGCCGAGTTGAGCCAGCACAAAACGGGCGATTACGACCTGCGCGCGCTTTTGCAGCGAAAAGAGTTTTTTGCCGGAAAAGAAATGCAGATTTTCGAGCGGGAATGA
- a CDS encoding LCP family protein encodes MPETVVKTRASAPRKKKQPTRSRKLRRFLMIFTLTVLLLVGGVAGAIYWKIEDTLDVVTKPVENGFASEASKNADPVYHADKPMSFILLGSDSRPETGSMNTDVMIVAVANPQTKKVTMVSIPRDTRVKIPGYRDYHKINSVYANGEAERRQAERNNQTPTEDGISLTKKTLNEILGIPIEHYVAVDFDGFKAVIDELGGVEVNVDRKLVYDDPTDDTHINLNPGLQTLNGEQALGYVRHRHDNRGTKYYSSDFDRNRRQQEVIRAVVDKVGSLDGLTKIFNIMEVGAKHIHTDLSKEQIKGLAYDFKGFNASTLTTLDNGAYWQGGYTFLEKEKLELIRSSLQAEMGLSGKVVAQLNNSPILGAGESSVASSSSKSTKNRTTESAAPATSKPKATEEPKKQTEPIEVAEGQELAEEGAAPPPDVVSPEQPQGQTTVPDAQTPASNRNATQPPSAPAGNTGTPAPPPDIVSPPVTGQDSGATQGSPTSKS; translated from the coding sequence ATGCCAGAAACTGTTGTAAAAACACGCGCTTCTGCTCCACGCAAGAAAAAACAGCCGACCCGCAGCCGCAAGCTGCGCAGGTTCCTGATGATTTTCACATTGACGGTCCTGTTGTTGGTAGGCGGAGTTGCCGGAGCAATTTATTGGAAAATTGAAGACACTCTGGATGTAGTAACAAAGCCGGTAGAAAATGGTTTTGCTTCGGAAGCTTCGAAAAATGCGGACCCGGTTTACCACGCCGACAAGCCGATGTCCTTCATCTTGCTCGGCTCCGACTCGCGTCCCGAGACAGGCTCGATGAACACGGACGTCATGATCGTCGCGGTCGCCAATCCACAGACGAAAAAAGTGACGATGGTATCCATCCCGCGCGATACACGGGTGAAAATTCCGGGATATCGCGACTACCACAAGATCAACTCGGTTTACGCCAACGGCGAGGCAGAGCGGAGACAGGCAGAGCGCAACAACCAGACGCCGACCGAAGACGGCATTTCCTTGACGAAGAAAACGTTGAACGAAATTTTGGGGATTCCGATTGAGCATTACGTCGCTGTCGACTTTGACGGCTTCAAGGCGGTAATCGACGAGCTGGGCGGAGTCGAGGTCAACGTCGACCGCAAGCTCGTGTACGACGATCCGACCGACGACACGCACATCAATCTGAATCCGGGACTCCAGACGCTGAACGGCGAGCAGGCACTTGGCTACGTGCGCCACCGCCACGACAATCGCGGAACGAAATACTACTCTAGCGACTTCGATCGCAACCGCCGCCAGCAGGAAGTGATCCGCGCCGTTGTCGACAAAGTCGGTTCCCTGGACGGCTTGACCAAAATTTTTAACATCATGGAAGTAGGCGCGAAGCACATCCATACCGACCTGTCCAAAGAGCAGATCAAAGGGTTGGCCTATGATTTCAAAGGCTTCAACGCTTCTACCTTGACCACGCTCGACAACGGAGCGTACTGGCAGGGCGGATATACGTTCCTGGAAAAAGAAAAGCTGGAGCTGATCCGCAGCTCCTTGCAGGCGGAGATGGGCCTGTCCGGCAAAGTAGTCGCACAGTTGAACAACTCCCCGATCCTCGGAGCGGGTGAATCATCGGTTGCCTCCAGCAGCAGCAAGTCGACCAAAAATAGAACGACAGAATCAGCGGCTCCGGCGACTTCCAAGCCGAAAGCGACAGAGGAGCCGAAAAAGCAGACGGAGCCGATCGAAGTAGCGGAAGGACAGGAGCTTGCGGAAGAGGGCGCCGCTCCCCCCCCGGATGTAGTCAGTCCCGAGCAGCCTCAAGGCCAGACCACTGTGCCTGACGCGCAGACGCCAGCTTCGAATAGGAATGCGACCCAGCCGCCTTCCGCACCAGCAGGCAATACCGGAACACCGGCGCCGCCGCCAGACATCGTTTCCCCTCCTGTCACCGGGCAGGACAGCGGAGCGACGCAAGGCAGCCCGACAAGCAAATCATAA
- a CDS encoding FAD-dependent oxidoreductase has translation MNEYSFVLREGHILKLANVQEPVQIGAMTLPNRIIMGSMHVGFERLPDGVARLAEFYAERARGGAGLIVTGGAAVLPEGGMGEVYCNVYLDEHIEQLRVITEKVHQANGKIALQLFHAGRYAYKEATGLDPVAPSPLQAPINRWKPRELDASEIELTIAAFAAGAVRAQKAGFDAVEIMGSEGYLINQFLSPVTNHRQDDWGGDFLRRARFGIEVAKRVREAVGPDFPVVFRMSGLDLIPDSTSMEETLQFARMLEDAGVNALNIGIGWHESKVPTISMMVPRGAYVWVARQVKQAVSIPVIASNRINDVRHAEEILREGHCDLVSMARPFLADPQIVAKSVEGRYDEVNTCIACNQACLDHIFDGKVASCLVNPQVGREAEWAIVPAGVRKKVAVVGAGPAGLEAARVLAERGHEVVLFEKQTRIGGQLNYARQVPGKAEFNETLRYYRTQLARLGVEIRLGTEAEADALVAEGFAEVVIATGVVPRVPEIPGRELGHVVMYNEVFEQKAKVGNKVAIVGAGGIACDLSHLLVHNEVISAQTAEYLLSYRIVDEQTIHRLQASKRKVFMLRRGKHVGSGLGKTTRWATLAQLKQRGVEMLTQIEYKRIAPEGVYISVNDEEQLVPADTVIIAAGATPNQSLYHALTNRLPVHLIGGAKEAGELDAKRAILEGAQVGRAI, from the coding sequence ATGAATGAGTATTCATTCGTATTGAGGGAGGGGCATATTTTGAAGCTTGCAAACGTACAGGAACCTGTCCAAATTGGGGCGATGACACTGCCGAACCGAATCATCATGGGGTCGATGCACGTCGGTTTTGAACGACTGCCGGACGGTGTGGCACGGCTCGCCGAGTTTTACGCGGAGCGGGCCAGAGGGGGAGCCGGGCTGATCGTGACGGGAGGCGCTGCTGTGCTGCCAGAGGGCGGCATGGGCGAAGTGTACTGCAACGTGTACTTGGATGAGCACATCGAGCAACTGAGGGTGATTACGGAAAAAGTTCACCAGGCCAACGGCAAAATTGCCTTGCAGCTTTTTCACGCAGGCCGCTATGCGTACAAGGAGGCAACCGGGCTTGATCCGGTAGCGCCGTCGCCGTTGCAAGCCCCGATCAATCGCTGGAAGCCGCGGGAGCTGGATGCGTCGGAGATCGAACTGACGATTGCTGCCTTTGCCGCCGGAGCGGTCCGCGCGCAAAAGGCCGGATTTGACGCGGTGGAGATCATGGGCTCGGAAGGCTATCTCATCAACCAGTTCCTCTCTCCAGTCACCAACCATCGCCAGGACGACTGGGGGGGAGACTTTTTGCGCCGGGCGCGGTTTGGCATCGAAGTGGCGAAGCGGGTGCGCGAGGCGGTTGGGCCTGATTTTCCTGTCGTGTTTCGGATGTCCGGGCTCGATCTGATTCCGGACAGCACGAGCATGGAGGAGACTTTGCAATTCGCCCGCATGCTGGAGGACGCAGGCGTGAATGCGCTCAACATCGGAATCGGCTGGCACGAGTCGAAAGTACCGACGATTTCGATGATGGTCCCGCGCGGAGCGTACGTGTGGGTCGCCCGGCAGGTCAAGCAGGCTGTCAGCATCCCGGTGATCGCCAGCAACCGGATTAACGATGTGCGCCATGCCGAAGAAATTTTGCGGGAAGGGCATTGCGATCTCGTCTCCATGGCCCGGCCTTTTTTGGCAGACCCGCAAATCGTGGCGAAGAGCGTGGAAGGACGGTATGACGAGGTCAACACGTGCATTGCCTGCAACCAGGCTTGCCTCGACCATATTTTTGACGGCAAAGTGGCTTCCTGTCTGGTCAATCCGCAGGTCGGCAGAGAGGCGGAATGGGCGATTGTTCCGGCGGGAGTTCGGAAAAAGGTGGCGGTCGTGGGCGCGGGTCCCGCGGGCTTGGAGGCGGCGCGCGTGCTGGCAGAGCGCGGGCACGAGGTCGTCCTGTTCGAAAAACAAACGCGGATTGGCGGCCAGCTCAACTACGCGCGGCAAGTGCCGGGCAAAGCGGAATTCAACGAAACGCTGCGCTACTATCGCACGCAGCTTGCGCGGCTGGGCGTAGAGATCAGGCTGGGGACGGAAGCAGAGGCGGATGCGCTGGTGGCGGAAGGCTTTGCGGAAGTTGTCATCGCCACGGGAGTCGTCCCGCGTGTGCCGGAGATTCCTGGCCGGGAGCTTGGGCATGTCGTCATGTACAACGAAGTGTTCGAGCAAAAGGCGAAGGTCGGAAACAAGGTGGCGATTGTGGGAGCAGGGGGGATCGCCTGTGACTTGTCGCATTTGCTCGTCCACAATGAAGTCATTTCCGCGCAAACGGCGGAGTATTTGCTCTCCTACCGGATCGTGGACGAACAGACGATTCACAGGTTGCAAGCGAGCAAGCGAAAAGTGTTCATGCTGCGCAGAGGCAAGCATGTCGGCAGCGGCTTGGGCAAAACGACCCGCTGGGCGACATTGGCGCAATTAAAGCAAAGAGGCGTGGAGATGCTGACCCAGATCGAGTACAAGCGAATCGCTCCGGAAGGGGTGTACATCAGCGTAAACGACGAAGAGCAGCTCGTGCCTGCCGATACGGTGATTATCGCGGCTGGCGCTACGCCGAACCAATCGCTGTATCACGCACTGACGAACCGCCTCCCGGTTCATCTGATCGGCGGGGCAAAAGAGGCGGGAGAGCTGGACGCCAAGCGGGCGATCCTGGAAGGGGCACAGGTTGGCAGAGCGATTTGA